One Rhodobacteraceae bacterium M385 genomic region harbors:
- the cobN gene encoding cobaltochelatase subunit CobN — MHVVFRESHGLEETETPTDLAQTPADLVVLSLSDSDLGAFAAGWHRANGALPSLRLANIAALKHPLSVDTYVEQTLTGAKGILIRLIGGVPYWPYGLQQIAALCREKGIALAVLPADGRDDTRLDEISTLPVSTLRRLQHLCDAGGDIAAHAALAQMALASGLYAGPVAGAKGLPSVGGWTPEDGLCCPVLAGDSDKPLILVTFYRSYLVAADLAPIRAVFAALRDQGFAVMGLFAPSLKAPGAAEWMARQVGHLAPVAIVNATSFSGKGAGGMSPLDGAGVPVFQIAMATSTQAAWEEAERGLSPADLAMHVVLPEVDGRIFAGVTSFKEPDARDVDLQFARQAHTPHLERVTQLAARVAAWHKLAATPPSDRVPALVLSTYPGRDWNAAHAVGLDAIASANAILNDLNEAGYSARGTVTGDDLQGAEITWPFADYKAALSRLPQSLQEALYATWGNCEEDAAASEEGLRLPILSRGNTLVALQPERGTPALRDEQYHDLSRVPRHGYVAFYLWMQTHADALVHIGAHGTLEWLPGKSVALSDACWPDALTGVLPVIYPFIVNDPGEAAQAKRRIGAVTLGHIPPPMKASQTPTRLVRLEALLDEFSNADGLDPKRRDRLQSDIRVEAQALGVEGDLGLDAASCSAEAITRIDGFVCDVKESQFGDGLHVWGQPELGQSTFDSTASALAERAALLAALDGKRIAAGPSGSPYRGRSDVLPTGRNLFTTDPRAVPSRAAYAQGCVLADELMRRHLQDEGDWPKGLIVDLWGSATMRTAGEEFAMALALLGVRPLWDEGSERVSGIEVLPIAELDRPRIDVTLRVSGLFRDVFPTLSALFNQAVRSLAARDEAPDWNPYAGSDTARVFGPAPGSFGVGIGPQIGDYSEAAKAAAGEAWLAASAYALDGDSVRKDQNALRARVAQADAFVHLQDLPETDILLAEDYATHEAGFLAAQSLTGGSAKAYHFDVTDPNRPRARGLTEEIARVVLARAANPDWIAGMRRHGFRGAAEIAATLENMAAFAQLAPVVPSHLFDAYYDATLGNAEVTSFLQDANPGALAAMQDRFAALHAAKLWQSRRNSILAELEVSS; from the coding sequence ATGCACGTCGTCTTCCGCGAAAGTCACGGGTTAGAAGAGACCGAGACCCCGACCGATCTGGCCCAAACGCCAGCGGACTTGGTGGTGCTGTCGCTCTCGGATTCTGACCTTGGGGCTTTCGCGGCGGGCTGGCATCGGGCCAACGGCGCTTTGCCGTCCCTGCGTCTGGCCAATATCGCGGCACTTAAGCACCCGTTGTCCGTTGATACCTATGTAGAACAGACACTTACGGGCGCGAAAGGCATCCTGATCCGCCTGATCGGCGGGGTGCCTTATTGGCCCTACGGATTGCAACAGATTGCGGCCCTGTGCCGGGAAAAGGGCATCGCGCTGGCGGTGCTTCCGGCCGATGGGCGCGATGACACACGGCTTGACGAAATTTCGACCCTCCCGGTGTCGACCCTGCGCCGTTTACAACATCTTTGCGACGCGGGAGGAGATATCGCTGCTCACGCGGCGCTGGCGCAAATGGCGCTGGCATCGGGCCTTTACGCGGGCCCGGTCGCCGGGGCGAAGGGCCTGCCAAGCGTTGGCGGATGGACCCCGGAAGACGGCCTTTGCTGTCCGGTGTTGGCGGGGGACAGCGACAAACCCTTGATCCTTGTGACGTTCTACCGCTCCTACCTCGTGGCGGCAGACCTTGCGCCGATCCGGGCCGTTTTCGCGGCGTTGCGCGATCAGGGTTTCGCGGTGATGGGCCTGTTTGCGCCTTCCCTCAAAGCCCCCGGAGCGGCGGAATGGATGGCCCGCCAAGTGGGCCACCTGGCACCTGTGGCCATCGTTAACGCCACGTCGTTTTCCGGCAAAGGGGCAGGGGGCATGTCCCCGCTGGACGGGGCCGGGGTGCCGGTGTTCCAGATCGCCATGGCCACCTCCACCCAAGCCGCATGGGAAGAGGCTGAACGCGGCCTGTCACCGGCTGATCTGGCCATGCATGTGGTGCTGCCCGAGGTGGACGGACGCATATTCGCGGGCGTCACCTCGTTCAAAGAACCCGACGCGCGTGACGTCGATCTGCAATTCGCCCGCCAAGCCCACACCCCCCATTTGGAAAGGGTGACCCAGCTCGCCGCGCGGGTTGCCGCTTGGCATAAACTGGCGGCGACACCGCCTTCGGACCGGGTGCCGGCCCTGGTGCTGTCCACCTATCCGGGCCGCGATTGGAACGCGGCCCATGCCGTTGGCCTTGATGCGATTGCCTCTGCCAATGCAATCCTTAACGATCTTAACGAAGCGGGCTACAGCGCCCGGGGCACGGTAACGGGGGATGACCTGCAAGGGGCAGAGATCACATGGCCGTTCGCCGACTACAAAGCCGCGCTTTCACGCCTGCCACAATCCCTTCAAGAAGCGCTCTACGCTACGTGGGGCAACTGCGAGGAGGACGCGGCAGCGTCCGAGGAGGGGCTACGTTTGCCCATTTTGTCGCGCGGGAACACGCTTGTTGCCTTGCAACCAGAACGCGGCACGCCCGCGCTTCGGGATGAGCAATACCACGACTTGTCTCGCGTCCCCCGCCACGGCTATGTGGCGTTCTACCTCTGGATGCAGACCCACGCAGACGCGCTTGTTCACATTGGTGCCCACGGCACGTTGGAATGGCTTCCGGGCAAATCTGTGGCCCTGTCCGACGCCTGTTGGCCCGATGCGCTGACGGGCGTGTTGCCGGTGATCTATCCGTTCATCGTCAACGATCCCGGCGAGGCAGCGCAAGCCAAGCGCCGGATCGGGGCAGTTACCTTGGGCCACATCCCGCCGCCGATGAAGGCTTCCCAAACGCCTACACGATTGGTGCGCCTGGAAGCCCTTCTGGATGAATTCTCGAACGCCGACGGGCTTGATCCTAAACGCCGGGACCGGCTGCAAAGCGACATTAGGGTCGAAGCGCAAGCCCTTGGTGTGGAAGGGGATTTGGGTCTCGATGCCGCGTCGTGCTCGGCCGAGGCAATTACCCGGATTGATGGCTTCGTGTGCGACGTCAAGGAAAGCCAGTTTGGCGACGGGCTGCATGTATGGGGCCAGCCGGAGTTGGGGCAATCAACTTTCGACAGCACCGCCTCGGCCCTCGCGGAACGCGCGGCGCTCCTCGCAGCGTTAGACGGCAAGCGCATCGCGGCGGGGCCGTCCGGTTCCCCGTATCGTGGGCGCTCGGACGTCCTGCCGACGGGACGCAACCTGTTCACCACCGATCCCCGCGCGGTGCCGTCGCGCGCGGCCTATGCGCAGGGGTGCGTGCTGGCCGATGAGTTGATGCGCCGCCACCTGCAAGACGAGGGCGATTGGCCCAAGGGGCTGATCGTCGACCTCTGGGGGTCCGCCACCATGCGCACGGCCGGTGAGGAATTCGCCATGGCCTTGGCTCTTCTTGGCGTGCGTCCGCTTTGGGATGAAGGGTCCGAGCGTGTCTCAGGGATCGAAGTCCTACCGATCGCCGAACTCGACCGACCCCGTATCGACGTGACCCTGCGCGTCTCGGGCCTTTTCCGGGATGTGTTCCCGACCCTATCGGCCCTATTCAACCAAGCGGTCCGCAGCCTTGCGGCACGGGATGAAGCACCGGATTGGAACCCCTATGCGGGCAGTGATACGGCGCGCGTCTTCGGCCCCGCGCCGGGCAGCTTTGGCGTCGGGATCGGCCCGCAGATCGGCGACTATTCCGAGGCCGCAAAGGCCGCGGCAGGCGAGGCATGGCTTGCCGCCTCTGCCTATGCGCTGGACGGCGACAGCGTCCGCAAAGACCAAAACGCGTTGCGCGCCCGCGTGGCCCAAGCCGATGCTTTCGTACACCTGCAAGACCTCCCCGAGACAGACATCCTACTGGCCGAAGACTATGCCACCCACGAGGCAGGGTTTCTGGCAGCCCAATCCCTGACGGGGGGCAGCGCCAAGGCCTATCACTTTGATGTCACAGACCCAAATCGCCCCCGTGCCCGTGGCCTGACCGAGGAAATAGCCCGCGTCGTCCTTGCCCGCGCCGCCAATCCCGATTGGATCGCCGGGATGCGCCGTCACGGTTTTCGTGGCGCGGCAGAGATCGCCGCGACCTTAGAGAATATGGCCGCCTTTGCGCAACTGGCCCCCGTCGTGCCGTCGCATTTGTTTGACGCTTATTACGACGCCACCCTTGGGAACGCAGAGGTCACGTCGTTCCTGCAAGACGCCAATCCCGGCGCTTTGGCCGCGATGCAAGACCGTTTCGCCGCGCTCCATGCCGCAAAGCTCTGGCAGTCGCGCAGAAACTCGATTCTTGCAGAACTGGAAGTGTCGTCATGA
- the cobW gene encoding cobalamin biosynthesis protein CobW: MADLAKLPVTVVTGFLGSGKTTLISHLIQNPGGKRLAVVVNEFGDVGVDGEILKGCAIPDCPAENIMELANGCICCTVADDFIPTIEALMALDPRPEHILIETSGLALPKPLLKAFDWPDIRSKITVDGVIALADAEAVAAGRFAPDVAKVDAQRLADDSIDHETPLSEVFEDQISCADIILLTKPDLAGPEGVAKAKAIIAAEAPRVLPVVEVAEGAIDPRIILGLEAAAEDDMDARPSHHDGHDDHEHDDFESVVIDIPEVSDPLELVARIEELSNAQNILRVKGYASVAGKPMRLLVQAVGARVRHQYDRPWGADEPRVGRLVVIAEHDDVSPDAIRAVLAPAVAAE, encoded by the coding sequence CTGGTAAGACCACGCTGATCTCGCACCTGATCCAGAACCCCGGCGGCAAACGCTTGGCCGTTGTGGTGAACGAATTCGGCGACGTGGGCGTGGACGGCGAAATCCTGAAAGGCTGCGCCATCCCCGATTGCCCGGCGGAAAACATCATGGAACTCGCCAACGGCTGCATCTGCTGCACCGTCGCCGATGATTTCATTCCGACGATCGAGGCGCTGATGGCGCTGGACCCGCGCCCGGAACATATCCTGATCGAGACTTCTGGCCTGGCATTGCCCAAACCGCTGCTCAAGGCGTTTGACTGGCCCGATATCCGTTCCAAGATTACCGTGGACGGCGTGATTGCACTGGCCGATGCCGAGGCCGTCGCCGCAGGCCGCTTCGCCCCTGATGTGGCGAAAGTGGACGCGCAGCGTTTGGCCGACGACAGTATCGACCACGAAACACCCCTGTCCGAGGTGTTCGAGGATCAGATCTCTTGCGCCGATATCATCTTGCTCACCAAACCCGATCTTGCGGGCCCGGAAGGTGTTGCCAAGGCCAAGGCGATCATCGCCGCCGAAGCCCCGCGCGTTTTGCCGGTGGTCGAGGTTGCCGAAGGCGCCATTGATCCGCGTATCATCCTTGGGCTCGAGGCCGCCGCCGAAGACGATATGGACGCACGTCCGTCGCACCACGACGGCCACGACGACCACGAGCATGACGACTTTGAAAGCGTCGTGATCGACATTCCCGAGGTTTCTGACCCCTTGGAACTGGTCGCGCGGATTGAGGAATTGTCCAACGCCCAGAACATCCTGCGTGTCAAAGGCTACGCTAGCGTTGCGGGCAAGCCGATGCGTTTGCTGGTCCAAGCCGTGGGCGCACGGGTGCGGCACCAGTACGACCGTCCTTGGGGCGCGGATGAACCGCGTGTCGGTCGCCTTGTGGTGATTGCCGAGCATGATGACGTCTCCCCCGACGCGATCCGCGCCGTGTTGGCGCCTGCCGTTGCCGCCGAGTAG